A stretch of Bacillus pseudomycoides DNA encodes these proteins:
- a CDS encoding YxcD family protein has translation METIKISEQELINALCVYIAEKRQVGPEEVLAELMYDDDYGFSAEVEVNSRKQILIQANLIEALRLWLDREYNVNPFAVRLQLELDDEEGIFALANLNNSDE, from the coding sequence ATGGAGACGATAAAAATCTCAGAACAAGAGCTGATAAATGCACTATGTGTATATATTGCCGAAAAGCGTCAAGTTGGTCCGGAAGAGGTATTAGCTGAACTGATGTATGATGATGACTATGGTTTTTCTGCGGAAGTAGAAGTTAATAGTCGCAAACAAATATTAATTCAAGCAAACTTAATTGAAGCACTTCGCTTATGGCTTGATCGTGAATACAATGTCAATCCATTTGCGGTAAGATTACAGCTTGAGTTAGATGATGAAGAAGGTATTTTCGCATTAGCGAATTTAAATAATTCGGATGAGTAG
- a CDS encoding LysR family transcriptional regulator: MEIRHLKTFKTIVELGGYTRAADYLGYAQSTVTGHIQAIEQEMGQPLFNRLGKKMVLTDVGKHLLPYANEMIALSEKAKQIPSVDNEITGKIVIGAPESLTIYRLPSILHEYKKKYPKVKITLKASTCRELRNDLKSGNIDIAFLLDTERHEEDLHIEQLVMEQMAFVFPKDYTVTQTDSQDVQFSQEETFLYTERGCSYRAFFEHYLQRQGIQHESTFEFWSIEAIKQCVMCGLGISLLPTITIQQEREDERLHAVISNETKFATQLAYHKNKWISPALQELLTIIRKHAKKWREVESTMIFE; the protein is encoded by the coding sequence ATGGAGATTCGGCATTTAAAAACATTTAAAACAATTGTTGAGTTAGGAGGATATACACGTGCAGCCGACTATTTAGGATATGCACAATCTACTGTAACAGGGCATATTCAAGCAATTGAACAAGAAATGGGACAGCCTTTATTCAATCGATTAGGGAAAAAAATGGTGTTAACAGATGTAGGAAAGCATTTACTGCCTTATGCAAATGAAATGATTGCTTTGTCTGAGAAAGCAAAACAAATCCCAAGTGTGGATAATGAGATTACTGGAAAAATTGTAATTGGTGCCCCAGAATCATTAACAATTTACCGCTTGCCCTCTATTCTTCATGAATATAAAAAGAAGTATCCAAAAGTAAAAATTACATTAAAAGCTTCAACGTGTCGGGAATTGAGAAATGATTTAAAGAGTGGAAATATAGATATTGCTTTCCTCTTAGACACTGAGCGTCATGAAGAGGATTTACATATTGAGCAACTTGTCATGGAGCAAATGGCATTTGTTTTTCCAAAAGACTACACTGTGACACAAACAGATTCGCAAGACGTTCAATTTTCTCAAGAGGAAACCTTTTTGTATACGGAACGTGGTTGCAGTTATCGAGCATTTTTTGAGCATTATTTACAAAGACAAGGGATCCAGCATGAAAGTACATTTGAGTTTTGGAGCATTGAGGCGATAAAACAATGTGTAATGTGTGGATTAGGCATTTCTTTATTACCAACTATTACAATTCAACAAGAGCGAGAAGACGAAAGACTACACGCTGTTATTTCAAATGAAACGAAGTTTGCTACACAACTTGCGTATCATAAAAATAAATGGATTTCTCCAGCTTTACAGGAGCTTTTAACGATTATACGTAAGCATGCGAAGAAATGGAGAGAAGTAGAGAGTACAATGATTTTCGAGTAA
- a CDS encoding DinB family protein: MSKESILKKKLSLIEWCEGLKPVSDEIWFQSFRKGSWGIADVISHFITWDEFLIRHRVPYFIHVESLPNVSKDVEEMNRSAIQYARSGISKEELIDQFIFTRKRLVNYIKRIPDQNFNTYYQFGKESMKLNEYFLILVQHDLKHKEEILYFLEDKQIKLDK; this comes from the coding sequence ATGAGTAAAGAATCTATTTTAAAGAAAAAGTTAAGTTTAATAGAATGGTGCGAAGGATTAAAGCCTGTATCTGATGAGATATGGTTTCAATCTTTTCGGAAGGGATCTTGGGGAATTGCCGATGTTATTTCACATTTTATAACTTGGGATGAGTTTTTAATTCGACATAGGGTACCTTATTTCATACATGTAGAAAGTTTACCTAATGTTTCAAAAGATGTTGAAGAAATGAATAGAAGTGCCATTCAATATGCGCGATCAGGTATTTCAAAAGAAGAGTTAATTGATCAATTCATTTTTACACGTAAGCGTTTAGTCAATTATATCAAGAGGATTCCTGATCAAAATTTTAATACTTATTATCAATTTGGGAAAGAAAGTATGAAGTTAAATGAGTATTTCTTGATCCTTGTTCAACATGATTTAAAGCATAAAGAAGAAATTCTCTATTTTTTAGAAGATAAGCAGATCAAATTAGACAAGTAA
- the ppaC gene encoding manganese-dependent inorganic pyrophosphatase: MEKVLVFGHKNPDTDAICSAIAYAELKKELGMNAEPVRLGEISGETQFALDHFKVEGPRFVETVANEVDNVILVDHNERQQSANDIESVRVLEVIDHHRIANFETSDPLYYRCEPVGCTATILNKMYKENGVAIRKEVAGLMLSAIISDSLLFKSPTCTEQDVAAARELAEIAGIDAESYGLEMLKAGADLSGKTMEQLISLDAKEFQMGGAKVEIAQVNAVDTNDVLVHQAELEKVISEVVEEKGLDLFLFVVTDILTNDSVGLAIGKSAQVVEKAYNVPLENNTATLKGVVSRKKQIVPVLTETFQAL, encoded by the coding sequence ATGGAAAAAGTACTAGTTTTCGGGCATAAAAACCCAGATACAGATGCAATTTGTTCTGCAATTGCTTATGCGGAGCTAAAAAAAGAATTAGGAATGAATGCTGAACCTGTACGTTTAGGTGAAATCAGCGGTGAAACTCAATTTGCGTTAGATCATTTTAAAGTAGAAGGACCGCGTTTTGTTGAGACAGTAGCAAACGAAGTGGACAACGTTATTTTAGTTGACCATAACGAACGTCAACAAAGTGCTAACGATATCGAATCTGTTCGTGTGTTAGAAGTTATCGATCATCATCGTATTGCTAACTTTGAGACAAGCGATCCTTTATACTACCGTTGCGAGCCAGTTGGTTGTACAGCTACAATCTTAAACAAAATGTACAAAGAAAACGGCGTTGCAATTCGTAAGGAAGTTGCAGGTTTAATGTTATCTGCAATTATCTCAGATTCTTTACTATTTAAATCTCCAACTTGCACAGAACAAGACGTAGCTGCAGCTCGTGAATTAGCGGAAATCGCTGGTATTGACGCAGAAAGCTATGGCTTAGAAATGTTAAAAGCTGGTGCGGATTTAAGCGGTAAAACAATGGAGCAATTAATCTCCCTTGACGCAAAAGAATTCCAAATGGGCGGTGCAAAAGTTGAAATCGCACAAGTAAACGCTGTTGATACAAACGACGTTCTTGTACACCAAGCAGAATTAGAAAAAGTAATCTCTGAAGTAGTAGAAGAAAAAGGTTTAGACTTATTTTTATTCGTTGTAACTGATATCTTAACGAATGATTCTGTTGGTCTTGCGATCGGTAAATCAGCACAAGTTGTTGAGAAAGCTTACAACGTACCACTAGAAAACAACACTGCTACATTAAAAGGTGTTGTATCTCGTAAAAAACAAATCGTTCCTGTATTAACAGAAACGTTCCAAGCTCTATAA
- a CDS encoding sodium:alanine symporter family protein, which produces MEELVEWLVGQVWSIGLVIFALGAGVFFSVVTRFLQIRYFKEMIKLLFEGKTSETGISSFQAFCLALSGRVGIGNIAGVATAIAFGGPGAVFWMWVMALLGGASAFVESTLSQLYKSKVGNEYRGGTPYFIEKGLKLKWFAILVAIVVTLSYGILLPGIQSSSIAVAFENSSSVGKNITGILLVVLLAAIIFGGVKRIAGVSQALVPFMAIGYVIVTCIVLFANMTEIPSMFALIFSSALGMDQAFGGIVGAAIAWGVKRAVFSNVAGVGEATYSSAAAEVSHPAKQGLVQAFSVYIDTIVVCTATALMILITGMYNVIPEGKAPIVQNMGSVEAGPIYTQQAVETALPGFGPLFISIAIFFFAFTTLLAYYYIAETTLVYLDHKMKLHWLKTVLKVIFLMMVYIGSVESASFLWNLGDLGIGSMAWLNLLAILLLTKPALKVLKDYENQKKEGKDPVFDPRKAGFEGIEFWEEKCKEIERNSAKEKVTINQSVKF; this is translated from the coding sequence ATGGAGGAATTGGTAGAATGGTTGGTTGGACAAGTTTGGAGTATTGGATTAGTCATTTTCGCGTTAGGAGCAGGGGTATTTTTTTCGGTTGTTACTCGCTTTTTGCAAATTAGGTATTTTAAAGAAATGATCAAGTTATTGTTTGAAGGAAAGACTTCAGAGACAGGAATATCATCTTTTCAAGCTTTTTGTTTAGCTTTATCAGGGCGTGTCGGAATTGGAAACATTGCAGGGGTTGCAACAGCGATTGCCTTTGGAGGGCCAGGAGCTGTTTTTTGGATGTGGGTAATGGCTTTATTAGGGGGAGCGAGCGCTTTTGTTGAATCAACCCTTTCTCAATTATACAAAAGTAAAGTAGGGAATGAGTACCGAGGCGGGACACCTTACTTTATTGAAAAAGGTCTAAAGTTAAAATGGTTTGCTATACTTGTGGCAATTGTTGTTACTCTTTCATATGGCATTTTATTACCGGGAATTCAATCAAGTAGTATTGCGGTTGCGTTTGAAAACTCTTCAAGTGTAGGTAAAAATATTACAGGTATTTTATTGGTAGTATTACTTGCAGCTATTATTTTTGGTGGTGTTAAAAGAATTGCCGGCGTTTCACAAGCTCTTGTACCTTTTATGGCAATTGGATATGTGATCGTAACATGTATTGTATTATTTGCAAATATGACTGAAATTCCTAGTATGTTTGCCCTTATTTTCTCTAGTGCGCTCGGGATGGATCAAGCTTTTGGAGGGATTGTAGGTGCAGCGATTGCTTGGGGAGTAAAGAGAGCTGTGTTTTCCAATGTCGCTGGTGTAGGAGAAGCGACGTATAGCTCGGCGGCAGCTGAAGTGTCGCATCCAGCTAAACAAGGCTTAGTACAAGCGTTTTCTGTGTATATTGATACGATTGTAGTTTGTACAGCAACAGCGCTTATGATCTTGATTACTGGGATGTATAATGTCATACCAGAGGGGAAAGCTCCGATTGTTCAAAATATGGGAAGTGTTGAAGCAGGTCCTATCTATACACAGCAAGCTGTTGAAACTGCATTACCAGGTTTTGGACCATTGTTTATATCGATAGCTATTTTTTTCTTTGCGTTTACAACGCTATTAGCCTACTACTATATTGCAGAGACTACACTCGTTTATCTTGATCATAAAATGAAGTTGCATTGGTTAAAGACCGTATTAAAGGTTATTTTCTTAATGATGGTTTATATTGGAAGTGTTGAATCTGCTTCTTTTTTATGGAATCTTGGTGATTTAGGAATAGGAAGTATGGCTTGGCTTAACCTTCTTGCGATTTTACTTTTAACAAAACCGGCTTTAAAAGTGTTGAAAGATTATGAAAATCAGAAAAAAGAAGGGAAGGATCCGGTGTTTGATCCAAGAAAAGCAGGATTTGAAGGCATTGAATTTTGGGAAGAAAAATGTAAAGAAATAGAAAGAAATAGTGCTAAAGAAAAAGTTACGATTAATCAAAGTGTAAAGTTTTAA
- a CDS encoding DUF1836 domain-containing protein: METFHLTRNEMATLLLSLRGWNTKKPLVILQEAWAKSHKKDIECGQSVTAFITTALSPIFEKLIKIEDTDIGFSLNEIVALGNQIENTSFSVTAMQNWVKRDIKEMIGSPQKGKKYSIEQAALLFIVEDLKTALDFESIRKLLRLIVNDPADRSDDLINPVHLYVAYSSLFEELNQGGCLQLNATDTIRTIENIVKEKSDKIASKFDQINNEQREAIRNAIIIATLSVHTAYVQMLAKRYVSATLFLQNLDVKP; encoded by the coding sequence ATGGAAACATTTCATCTCACACGAAACGAGATGGCGACGCTCCTTCTTTCTCTTAGAGGATGGAATACAAAAAAACCTCTCGTTATTTTACAAGAAGCTTGGGCAAAGTCACATAAAAAAGATATTGAGTGTGGCCAAAGTGTTACAGCCTTTATTACAACCGCTCTTTCACCTATTTTTGAAAAGCTGATTAAAATTGAAGATACAGACATTGGTTTTTCTTTAAATGAGATCGTTGCGCTTGGTAATCAAATCGAAAATACCAGTTTTTCTGTAACAGCTATGCAAAACTGGGTAAAACGAGATATAAAAGAAATGATTGGTTCACCACAAAAAGGAAAAAAATACTCAATTGAACAAGCAGCATTACTATTCATCGTAGAAGATTTAAAAACCGCGCTGGACTTTGAATCTATACGTAAGTTATTAAGACTTATTGTAAATGACCCAGCCGATCGAAGTGATGATTTAATCAACCCTGTTCATTTATACGTTGCTTACTCTTCTTTATTTGAAGAGTTGAATCAAGGTGGTTGTTTACAATTAAATGCGACTGATACCATTCGTACAATTGAAAATATTGTAAAAGAAAAATCCGATAAAATCGCAAGCAAATTTGACCAAATCAACAATGAACAACGAGAAGCCATTCGCAATGCGATCATTATCGCAACGCTCTCTGTACATACCGCATATGTACAAATGTTAGCAAAGCGCTATGTATCGGCAACATTATTTTTACAAAACTTAGATGTGAAACCATAA
- a CDS encoding alpha/beta fold hydrolase, producing MPIVKLENGVELYYEEQGKGTPVLFIHGVWMSSRFFHKQIPYFSEEYRALSIDLRSHGRSPHIETGHTIVNYAQDVHDFIESLSLKDVILVGWSMGAFVIWEYIKQFGEENIKASVIVDELASDYKWPDFPIGAFDFPTLIHFMREVQTNQTEFLKGFIPLMFKNPLSTEDATWMLEEVTKVPASIASAILFDQSVVDYREDLKTITKPTLLCFGREEKLIPVAAGEHLHEQIHNSKLIIFENSCHCPFLEEADYFNNVLHSFIQSLHS from the coding sequence ATGCCTATTGTAAAGCTTGAAAATGGTGTGGAATTATACTATGAAGAACAAGGAAAAGGTACGCCTGTTCTTTTTATTCACGGTGTTTGGATGAGCAGCCGTTTTTTTCATAAACAAATCCCTTATTTTAGTGAAGAGTATCGTGCGCTTTCAATTGATTTACGAAGTCACGGGCGCTCTCCACATATTGAAACTGGGCATACAATCGTAAACTACGCCCAAGATGTACATGATTTTATAGAAAGTTTATCTTTAAAAGATGTTATCTTAGTCGGTTGGTCTATGGGAGCATTTGTTATATGGGAATATATAAAGCAATTTGGAGAGGAAAATATTAAAGCTTCTGTTATTGTAGATGAACTTGCATCAGATTATAAATGGCCCGACTTTCCCATCGGTGCCTTTGATTTCCCAACGCTTATACATTTCATGAGAGAAGTTCAAACAAATCAAACTGAGTTTCTAAAGGGATTTATTCCGCTCATGTTTAAAAACCCCCTTTCTACAGAAGATGCAACTTGGATGCTTGAAGAGGTAACAAAAGTTCCAGCATCTATTGCGAGCGCTATTTTGTTTGATCAATCTGTTGTGGATTACCGCGAGGACTTAAAGACAATTACCAAGCCAACTTTACTTTGCTTCGGCAGAGAAGAAAAATTAATTCCAGTGGCTGCGGGAGAACATTTGCATGAACAGATTCATAATTCTAAGCTTATTATTTTCGAAAACAGCTGTCATTGTCCGTTCTTAGAAGAAGCTGATTATTTTAACAATGTGTTACACTCTTTTATTCAATCACTTCATAGTTGA
- a CDS encoding cytoplasmic protein, with amino-acid sequence MINAIGLAFILSNKPEKKKKVYLNDRFALIDIIESKDVYDSEGNPLVELTCKYSIYLDEKYYCKSLDDYTGQVFPFLSAKIGKGLVRNLNYYFSRIDIYDKKPPVKEIRNLMEAVINYK; translated from the coding sequence TTGATTAACGCAATAGGTCTCGCTTTTATTCTTTCTAATAAACCTGAAAAGAAGAAAAAAGTTTATCTTAATGATAGGTTTGCACTAATAGACATTATTGAATCTAAAGATGTATATGATTCTGAAGGTAACCCATTAGTAGAGCTAACATGTAAATATAGTATTTATTTAGATGAGAAATACTACTGTAAATCCCTTGATGACTACACCGGACAAGTATTCCCTTTCCTAAGTGCAAAAATCGGAAAAGGTCTTGTTAGAAATTTAAATTATTATTTTTCACGCATTGATATATACGATAAAAAACCACCAGTTAAAGAGATAAGAAATCTTATGGAGGCAGTAATCAATTATAAATAA
- a CDS encoding DUF6884 domain-containing protein gives MTRLCIIPCGKKKIWDKYPDKGPTEAKDVYISPFGKACQAYASQFFTHWVILSGKHGFLLPTDMVEENYDLAFDSKSNEIIRIEQLKKQMIDKGLLEFDEIVLLAGKKHKKVVTKLYPEEIISYPLEGCKGIGYMLQKLKWAVENHNEIE, from the coding sequence ATGACAAGACTATGCATAATTCCATGTGGGAAAAAGAAAATTTGGGATAAGTACCCTGATAAGGGGCCAACAGAAGCGAAGGATGTATACATTAGTCCATTCGGAAAAGCATGCCAAGCATATGCTTCTCAATTTTTTACACACTGGGTTATTTTATCGGGAAAACATGGATTTTTATTGCCAACTGATATGGTAGAAGAAAACTATGATCTTGCTTTTGATTCAAAAAGTAATGAGATCATTCGTATAGAACAATTAAAAAAGCAGATGATTGATAAAGGGTTGCTAGAATTTGATGAAATTGTCTTGCTTGCAGGAAAGAAACATAAAAAAGTAGTAACAAAATTATATCCAGAAGAGATTATTTCTTATCCATTAGAAGGATGTAAAGGGATTGGATATATGTTGCAGAAATTGAAATGGGCGGTTGAAAATCATAATGAGATTGAGTAA
- a CDS encoding amino acid permease gives MRKKKLGPVLLSGLIIGPILGSGIILLPPLIYKTTGDYAIIAWLLIMGIGFLFASLFGKLSIHFPSESGVAHAVDQAFGPYMKQLTAIFFIIAGFLGPTAVLMTASQYIAALFPNFKVPLEGIGFLLMSVCVLILLLDISSIGKISFVFSTAATVLLLSGGISSIPHFRSEQLFQTSFSFGDFGYSILLLFWALVGWEIIGNYSMDVKNRKKTIPQAIAISTLTVTIVCLVVAGATQWIEIPSSNQENLRITAILATLFGDFATSLIAFITTVLCMSTYLLVVGGVSRLIASEAKYIKKLSKLSYRTKSNVPSFSLLLLTSIHTVVFICLYNNLITVEQIVAIANAFFICNAICGIFAAYKLLPGLFNKVLSLSLIVCFLIILSFSSIWILMSIGVLVVFYGLQYFKNKPNTYEEEISIR, from the coding sequence ATGAGAAAGAAAAAATTAGGACCGGTACTTCTTAGCGGTTTAATCATTGGTCCAATTTTAGGATCAGGGATCATTTTACTCCCTCCACTTATTTACAAAACAACTGGAGATTACGCCATTATTGCTTGGCTACTTATTATGGGTATTGGATTTCTTTTTGCTTCCTTGTTTGGTAAGTTAAGCATTCACTTCCCCAGTGAATCTGGAGTTGCACATGCAGTAGATCAAGCTTTTGGACCGTATATGAAGCAATTAACTGCTATTTTCTTTATCATAGCAGGATTTCTAGGGCCAACAGCTGTTCTTATGACAGCCAGTCAGTATATAGCGGCTTTATTTCCAAACTTTAAAGTTCCGTTAGAGGGAATTGGTTTTCTTTTAATGAGCGTTTGTGTATTGATTTTATTGTTAGACATATCATCTATCGGAAAAATATCATTTGTTTTTTCAACAGCTGCAACTGTTCTTTTACTAAGCGGAGGAATTAGTTCTATCCCTCATTTTCGATCGGAGCAGTTATTTCAAACATCTTTTTCTTTTGGAGATTTTGGATATAGTATTTTATTGCTCTTTTGGGCTTTAGTAGGTTGGGAGATTATCGGGAATTACAGTATGGATGTCAAAAATCGAAAGAAAACGATTCCACAAGCAATTGCGATAAGCACACTTACCGTAACGATTGTTTGTCTTGTCGTAGCAGGCGCCACACAATGGATCGAAATTCCTAGTTCAAATCAAGAAAACTTACGAATAACAGCCATACTAGCTACTTTATTTGGGGATTTTGCTACTTCTCTCATCGCTTTTATTACTACTGTACTCTGCATGAGTACATATTTGTTAGTTGTTGGCGGAGTTTCACGTCTCATCGCTTCTGAAGCAAAATATATAAAGAAATTATCTAAACTTTCATATCGTACGAAATCGAATGTACCCAGCTTTTCTTTACTTTTATTAACCAGCATACATACCGTTGTCTTTATCTGCCTTTATAACAATCTAATTACAGTGGAACAAATCGTAGCCATTGCAAATGCTTTTTTTATTTGTAATGCGATTTGTGGAATTTTTGCAGCATATAAATTATTACCAGGTCTCTTTAATAAAGTTCTTTCTTTAAGTTTAATCGTTTGTTTCCTTATCATTCTGTCTTTCTCTTCCATATGGATTTTAATGAGTATCGGAGTACTAGTTGTCTTCTATGGATTACAGTACTTCAAAAACAAACCAAATACTTATGAAGAGGAAATTTCAATAAGATAA